Genomic window (Verrucomicrobiia bacterium):
GTCGGTCTGAGTTTCGGTTTCCAGGTGCGGCGCGAGGGCCCGCAGCACGGCCGGCACCTTGTTTTCCAGCAACCGGCCTTGTTGGCGGTACCGCCAGCGTTCGGGATTTTTGGGGTGAATCACCGTCGCGGCCGCCGCGAGGTATTCGCTCACGTGGTAGAAGTCCAACAAGTAATCGCCTTGCGCACCAAACTGTTCCTGAAACTGGGTGAGAATCCAGGCCGCCCCGTCGCCCACCCCATGGACGTGCGTGCGTGGGCCCAGGCCGGCGGCTTGGGCCGTGGCCCGCCACCTCGCGCCGGCCAGCGTCACGCTGCCCAAGGTGGCGCCGTAGCAGGGCGTGGCCGAGTCTTTGGGCCGAGCCAGACACAGGCGCGCTTCCCGCCAGAGGCGTTGTTTGCCGTAGCGAGGATTTTCGCCGTGCAGGGGCGGCCTCACGATGGGAATGAGGCTGCCGTCCAGTTGCGTGACCAGCGTGCGGGCCGCGCGTTTGGGCGGCGTGACTTCCAAGGCGCTGATCTGCGCCCCGTGCGCCAAGGTGTGCTGGCGCACCGCCGTGGCCGTCACGTCCAACCCGTAGTGTTCGCGCACGCGTTGAGCGGCGCGGGCGAAACTTTCCTCGGCCCCGAAATCCACCAGCGCCCGTTGCAAGCGGCGCGAACGGCCGCGCGGCCTCACCTCCGCCCGTTCACAAAAGGCTCGCAGCAACCGGCCGCGCCGGCCCAGCCGCCATTGCGTCTCCTGGACTTCTACCCAGCCAAAGGTCGTCTGCCATCTCAGCGTTTTTTTTTACCGTAGTGAATGGCATCCGGATGGCGCTGGGGTACCTGGGCCTGGGTGTGGGCCTCGGCTTCGCGGGCCCACTGGCCCAAAAGCTCCTGAGCCAATTGGCGCACCTGCGCGCTCACGCGCGCTTCGGCTTCATCGGCGGTGCAGTCGTCGGTGACGGATTGGTCGAGCGTATCGGCCAGTTCGTGCAGCCGTGCCAGCACGTCGGGCCGATGCGCCAACCGCTCTTCCAGGGATCGGCGGGAAGGGGAAACGTTTTTGGATTTCGGTCGTTCATCGTTCATGAACCACTTCAAATATACAAAATCGTTCCAAGGCGCCAGGGCTAAATCACTTACAAAAAATTAGCCTTTGACCGTCACTTCCAATCACACCCGGTTGAACGTTACCCCAATTCCGTTTCACATTTTAGGGCATTTTAAGTATTCCTATAGCCGCCGACATGGCGCAGCGGCCTTCCAACCTCAGGCCAAGCGTTGGGGTCAAACGGGCGACCGCCCTTGGTTCGGAACGAGCACCGGCGCGACCGCGTCTTGGACTGCGGCAGTCCGCTGCCGCTGTGGAATCATCAGCACGCAACCGGAAAGCGGCAGAAGACTGCCGCAGTCCAAAACCTCGCGGACAGAGGCGACGTTCTCCATCCGGACCCCACCTTCATGGGGTTACACTCGTTCGGTGCCACGGCTACAACTTTAATTAAACCGCTATAACGTATCAACGTTGTAACGATTTAACGAAATCCGACGGAGGTTAAAGATCTGTCGCGCGATTCCATCATTTTCTTTTCCACCGCCTCCGGCATACTGCTCGACTCATGCTGACCTTGTCCGGCATCACCAAAGCCTACGGCGGACGAACTTTGTTCTCCGACGTGACGCTCCAATTGAATCGCGAAGACCGCATCGGCCTCGTCGGACCGAATGGCGCGGGCAAGTCCACGTTGTTCGACATTATTCTGGGTCGAACCGATCCGGATGCCGGCGAGGTCATCACTGAACGCGGCGTGAGCATCGGTTTTCTCCCCCAGGAAAGCGCGCCGGTCGGTGCGGAAACTGTGCTGGAGATTGCCACCGCCATTTCTCCCGAGTTTGTCAAACTGCGTCAGATCATTCAGGCATGGGAACACGATCACCCGGTGGCCGCGTCGGAAGTCCGGATGCAACCCGACGATGTTCACGATCGCTATCAAGAACTGAACGGTTATCAGGTCGAGGCCAAGGCCAAACAAATCCTCGCCGGCCTGAGTTTTCGGGAGCAGGATTTCAACCGCCCCGCGCGGGAGATGAGCGGCGGCTGGGTCATGCGTGCGCACCTGGCGCGATTGCTCACGCAAGCGCCGGATTTGCTGATGTTGGATGAACCAACGAACCATCTCGACCTCGAAGCGTTGCTGTGGTTTCAAGCGTATTTGCAGGGTTATCCCGGCGCGATCCTTGTCATCTCGCATGACCGCGAATTTCTCAACGCACTCGTCGGCCACATCGTCGAGATTCGGATGAGCAAACTGCTGCGCTATCGCGGCAACTACGATTCCTACCTTGAACAACGCGCCGCGAAGGAAGAGCAGTTATTGGCCGCGTATAGAAATCAACAGCGCGAAATCGCCGCGTTGCAGGAGTTTGCGGATCGCTTTCGTGCCAAAGCCTCCAAAGCTTCGCAAGCGCAGAGCAAGCTCAAGCAAATTGAGCGCATGGAAAAAATTGAAGCGCCAGTCGAAACGGAAAAAAAGGTGAGTTTCCGTTTTCCGCAGCCGCCGCGCAGCGGGCAGCGCGTCATCCGGCTCAAGAACATCCACTTTGCTTATCCCGTGGCAGCGACCGTGGCGGTGACGCCCTCGTCGCCACCCGTAGTAGTGACGCCCCCGCCACCTTCCATCAATAACAAATCAAGCGACGAGACGTCGCCTTCTTCCAGCAGCCAATCCGGCGACGGGGCGTCGCCGCTACTGTGGGTTTATCGCGGCATTGATTTCGAGGCCGAGCGCGGGCAGCGCATCGTACTCGTCGGGCCGAACGGCGCGGGCAAATCCACGTTGCTCAAATTGCTCGCCGCCAACGTGACGCCGAGCCAGGGCGAGCGCGAACTTGGTTATCACGTCCAGGCGGGTTACTACTCACAGTATCGCGTGGAGATGCTGGATCCGTCCCGCTCCGTGTTGGATGAAGCGTTGGCCACGCCCAGCCGCGTCACCGAACAGTTTGTCCGCACCCTGCTCGGCAGCTTTTTATTCCGAGACGACGACGTGTTCAAAAAAGTCAGCGTCCTGAGTGGTGGCGAGAAGAGCCGGTTGGCACTGGTCAAGTTGCTGCTCGACCCGCCGAACCTGTTGCTCATGGACGAGCCGACGACGCATCTCGACATGAACAGCATTGACGCATTGCTATTGGCGCTGGGGCAATTCGAGGGCACGCTCATTTTCATCAGCCACGATGTTTATTTCATCCGGGCCTTGGCCAACAAGGTCGTCCATGTGAATCAAGGGACGCTGACGCATTACGCGGGCGATTACCAATATTACCTCGATAAAACCAAGGCCGAATCGGCGCGCGCGGCACTGACGGCGGGCGCAAAGTCGAACCACTCCGAACCGGAGGCTCGTGCCAAGGGAACGGTGGATCGTAAAGAGCAACGCCGCCGCGAAGCCGAAGCGCGACAGGCTCGTTCGCGTCACTTGAAAGGGCAGCGCAAAATCGTGGCCGACCTGGAAAAGCGGATTCAGGCATTGGAAGAACGGCAGACCGAAATTTCGGCGGAATTGGAAAAGCCTGAGACTTATCAAAACGGCGGCCAAGCCATGCAGCTCAATCGCGAATTTAGCCACAACGCCGACGAACTCGTCGAAATCACGCCCCAGTGGGAAGCTGCTGCGACTAAGTTGACGGAGATGGAGGCGGAAGGTTGACCCCGGAGCGCGACCGGCCCCCGGTCGCAGCGTGTGGTCAGCAAGGAAGGCTTACGAGAATCGCAAGTGCTTGCGGCGCTCTGCCGGGGCAAACATCTCCGTCAGATTGCCGGTTGACAGCAATTGACCGCGATTTATCGTGAAGCCATGAAAAGCAGCCAGACCGCCGCACCGTTGGAGCCGGAAAAGCTCAAGCCCGTCCTGCACGAGAAAATTGAGCGCATGACCGACGCGCAACTCGTGTTGTTGGATCGCGTGTTGTTGTAGATCGAAGCCGAACAGGCCGCCGAACACTTGGGCGAAGCATTTGATGCCGATCAAGCGCAAGGCAAACTCCAACGCGTGGCCGAACTGGTGCGGCAATTCCGGGCAGAACACCGTTACGCATGACGGTCTGTCTCGACACGAACGTCTTTCTGCAAATCTTCGGGCGCAAGCAGCCCTATCATCAGATTCTCCGCGCCCTGCTGGAGGGGCGGCTGACGTTGGCGGTTTCCAACGAAATCCTGCTCGAATATCAGGAGGTCACGATCAATCTTTCCGGTTCGGACCGGTGGCGCGATCTGAAGTTGTGACCCGATGGGTGAGGCGGAATTTGCCGGAGGCTTCGGGTAGTAAGAGCGGGACGGCGGTCATTTTGACCGGCACACCCAGCAGGGCTTTCAATCGGGTGGCAATGGTGGCTTGATCCGCCGCTGACGGTCCTTGAGTATCCGCAATAAAGCGCAGGTCAAATTGAGCCGCGTCCGTCTGGCGCAGTTGGTAATGCGCCAGCCCCCCGACGTCGCGCAGGCATTGATCCACCTGCCACGTCGTGACGCGCCGCCCGTCCGCCGCCGTGAGCGCGTCCCGAATCCGCCCGTGCACCGTGTAATCCGTGCCGTAAGCCCGTTCGTGCCGTTGCACCAGGTCGCCGATGCGATAGCGCAGCAGCGGCATGTAATCGTTGGACAGCGTCGTGACCAGCAGCGGACCGATCCCGGACGCATCGGGTTCCATCACCTCGAGGAACGCCGTTCCGTAGCTGGGTTTCATCGCGCCTGACTCATCTTCCATCAACAGATGACCCGTCTCCGTCGAGCCATACAGATTGAACACCGGCACGCCAAAGACCCGCTGCAGAATCCGCCGGTGTACGACGCTGACGAATTCATAACTGCAGAGGATGAATTGAACCGAGGGCAACCGGAGGCCGGCCCGTTCGCAGAACAAGGCGAACCACAGCCCATGCACCGGGTCCAAATCCAGAAATTGCGGCTGCCAATCCAGCGCCTCCTGCGCCATGCGTTGCAGCTCCGTTTCATCCAGCGTGAAGGGAATCCGCGCGAGGTTCAGATAAAGCGTGTTGCCCAGCGTGCGTTCCGCCGGGGAAGCCCAGACCGTCGGACAGGTAAGCCCGTTGCAGGCGGGCGGCGTCAACGTGGCGCGGCGCGCGTGGGGCTGTTGCTCCAGCACCCGGGCCACGAAGTGATTCAACCGCAACGCCCGTTCTTCCTGTTCGTTCCACCACCCCAACGGCATGATGACCGGCAATCGCTCCTCGGAAGTGCCCGAGGTGTACTCCAGTTCCACCACGCGCCGGGAAACCAGGTCGTCCAGGGAAAGCCGCTCGGGCAGAAAGTTTTTGGGGAAGCCCGCGCGCATCTCGCGCTTGGTGATGATCGGTAACTCGGGCAGCGTCGGATGCGGTGTCGTCAGGGTCGCGTGATACAACGGCACTTCGCGCCACCGCGGCCAGAGGCGGTTGATCCGGTTGGTTTGCGCGGCGGCTTGAATGATCTCTGACGTTGCCAGCATGACTACGGAATTATAGGGCCGATTCGCACGTTGCCAAATCCAACCCCGCACCCCCTTCAGCCCGTGAAGCCGCGACCGGGAGAAAATTACAGCCGTTTGACGCGGATGTTCCGGTAGCGCACCACGCTCTTGGGATCGTGCGCCTGCAAGGCAAACGTGCCCTGCGACAGTTTGCGCTCGAAATCCTTGCCCGGCTGCGCGCCGGGCGGCTCGTTATATTCCAGCACGATCTGGCCATCCACCTTCACCGTGACTTTGCTGCCTTCGACGATGATTTCCTGCGTCCACCATTGGTTGTCGCGGGCCAGGGATTGCGAGACGTTGACCGCGTCGTAGAGGCTGCCCGTTTTCTTCCAGTCGCCGTGCGTGTTGTTGACCTGACATTCAAACCCGCCCCGCGGCCAGCCCTTTTCCTGATACTTGGTGTGGAAATAAATGCCGCCGTTGGACACCGGGTCCGTTTTGACCTCCACCTTGAGATGGAAATTTTTGAACGGCTGCTCGTCGCCCACGTAGAACAAGTGGCAGGCGTTGCCATTGGCAACAAACGCGCCGTCCTCGATCCGGAACGAATTGGTGTTCTCCGTCGCGAGCTGCCAACCGGCAAAAGTCTTGCCATCCATCAACGATTTGAAGCCCGCCTCCTGCGCCACCGCGCCGGAAGTCAGAGCCACCACGGTCAGAGACAAAATCCAGGTCCATTTCATGACGCAGACAATAAAACGCCCCGCCCCCAATCGCCAAGCCAAATAGCACCCCAATACCCCATAAAACCCCGGACGGCACTCTCGTTTGGCTGGCAGAGGCATGTTTCATTCCTTGCGGCCGAAGTCTTTGTCCAAAGGAATGAGCAACACCACCAGAAAGCTGGGAATCGTTGCCAGGATGACCCAGACGAAGAAGTGTTGGTAACCAATGGTCTCCTGTAACCAACCGCTCCACATACCGGGAATCATCATGCCCAGCGCCATGAATCCGGTGCAGATGGCATAATGCGCCGTCTCATGTCGCCCGCGGGCAATGTAAATCATGTAGAGCATGTAAGCGGTAAAACCGAATCCGTAACCAAACTGCTCCAATGCGACGCAGCCGGTAATGACCGAAAGGTGATCGGGTTGCGCGTAGGCCAAATAAATAAACACCGCGTCGGGCACGTGCATGATGAAAACCATCGCCCAGAGCCACGCTTTCAAACCGTGGCGCGACGCCACAAAACCACCGAGCAAGCCGCCGGCCGTCAGCCCCAGAATCCCCATCGTTCCATAGACCCACCCCACCTGACCGGTGGTTAATCCCAGGCCGCCCACTTCGCGCACGTCCAGCAGGAAAGGCACGACCATTTTCATCAGTTGCGCTTCCCCGAAACGAAACAGCAACAGAAACGCCAGCAATATCCCGATGCGTTCCTTGGCGAAAAAGCTGCCGAACGTTTGAAAGAATTCCCTGATGAAGACGAGGATGTTTTGCGTGTTGCCCGGTTGATCTTTGGCCGGACGCGGCAGGATGAATTTGTGCCAGAATCCGAATAGCACCATGAAAACCGTCAGCGCAAAAAACGTAATGGTCCACGAAAAGACGATGTTGCCCGCGCGAACCTCGAAAACTGCCGTAGTCGCCTTGGTGAGTTTGGGGTCCAATTGCACCACGGCATAGGCGGGCCGATCCCAGTTCGTGTCATCAAAAACCAGGCGTGAGCCTTCCACGAGGGAAATGCTCTTGTCGCCCGATTTGAAGGTGGGCGTGACAACCATCTCCCTTCCCGGCGGCTGCGTGAGGCTGATGGCCAGCACTCCGACATTACCGACGCGCTCAGATTTTGGCTTCGCTTCCGGCCCGAAGCACCGGTGTAAAAAATCCGTCAACGGTTGCGCCACCGAACGGCTCCACCATCCTGGCGCGGCGGCGGACTTCGCACTCGAAGTCTGCTGCCGCACCCGCGTGAACAGATTGGTGGCGTTCATTTGGCGTGCCGCCTCCAGCAACGCGGCCACTTCGGTTTGGGCTTGAGATTGCGGGCTTAATTCCAACTGCTCCGCTTGCACCACCACTCGCAATGGCACGTTCGTCGGCGCTTGCCAGACGGGCAGACGCGCGGTGAAATCGCCGGCGGTCGTCAGTTCCGGTTGAACTTTGACGGTGACGGAGGGGCTGGGCAATCCGGTGCTGCCTTGCAAGTAACCCGCCAGAATGACCAGCAGCCCTTGTCCAAAAATATTGGCAACGCGAAAAAAGGTGCTGCGAATGCCGACGTAAAACGCCTGCTCCTTCTCCGTGGTGGCGAGCATGTAGTATCCGTCTGCGGCGATGTCATGCGTGGCGGAGGCGAAAGCCACCAGGTAAAACAATACGAGCGAAGCTTGAAAATAAATCGGCAGCGGCAGCGTCAACCCGACTCCCGCGAAGCCCGCGCCCATGATCAGTTGCATGGTCCAGATCCACCAGCGGCGGGTGCGCAAAATATCCACCACCGGACTCCAGAGCGGTTTGACCACCCACGGCAGATACAGCCACGCGGTGTAAAACGCGATGTCCGCGTTCGACACGCCAAGGCTTTTGTAAACAATGACCGAGACCGAATTAACAACGACGAACGGCAAACCTTGAATCAGATACAAGGTCGGCA
Coding sequences:
- a CDS encoding UPF0236 family protein, whose protein sequence is MQRALVDFGAEESFARAAQRVREHYGLDVTATAVRQHTLAHGAQISALEVTPPKRAARTLVTQLDGSLIPIVRPPLHGENPRYGKQRLWREARLCLARPKDSATPCYGATLGSVTLAGARWRATAQAAGLGPRTHVHGVGDGAAWILTQFQEQFGAQGDYLLDFYHVSEYLAAAATVIHPKNPERWRYRQQGRLLENKVPAVLRALAPHLETETQTDAPVRAAYRYLSERRAHLDYAGARTAGLEIGSGEIESGHRHVIQQRLKLAGSWWKETNAEAMLGLRVARANQLWSRYWSTPKLGLN
- a CDS encoding ABC-F family ATP-binding cassette domain-containing protein: MLTLSGITKAYGGRTLFSDVTLQLNREDRIGLVGPNGAGKSTLFDIILGRTDPDAGEVITERGVSIGFLPQESAPVGAETVLEIATAISPEFVKLRQIIQAWEHDHPVAASEVRMQPDDVHDRYQELNGYQVEAKAKQILAGLSFREQDFNRPAREMSGGWVMRAHLARLLTQAPDLLMLDEPTNHLDLEALLWFQAYLQGYPGAILVISHDREFLNALVGHIVEIRMSKLLRYRGNYDSYLEQRAAKEEQLLAAYRNQQREIAALQEFADRFRAKASKASQAQSKLKQIERMEKIEAPVETEKKVSFRFPQPPRSGQRVIRLKNIHFAYPVAATVAVTPSSPPVVVTPPPPSINNKSSDETSPSSSSQSGDGASPLLWVYRGIDFEAERGQRIVLVGPNGAGKSTLLKLLAANVTPSQGERELGYHVQAGYYSQYRVEMLDPSRSVLDEALATPSRVTEQFVRTLLGSFLFRDDDVFKKVSVLSGGEKSRLALVKLLLDPPNLLLMDEPTTHLDMNSIDALLLALGQFEGTLIFISHDVYFIRALANKVVHVNQGTLTHYAGDYQYYLDKTKAESARAALTAGAKSNHSEPEARAKGTVDRKEQRRREAEARQARSRHLKGQRKIVADLEKRIQALEERQTEISAELEKPETYQNGGQAMQLNREFSHNADELVEITPQWEAAATKLTEMEAEG
- a CDS encoding PIN domain-containing protein, which translates into the protein MTVCLDTNVFLQIFGRKQPYHQILRALLEGRLTLAVSNEILLEYQEVTINLSGSDRWRDLKL
- a CDS encoding DUF1080 domain-containing protein — its product is MKWTWILSLTVVALTSGAVAQEAGFKSLMDGKTFAGWQLATENTNSFRIEDGAFVANGNACHLFYVGDEQPFKNFHLKVEVKTDPVSNGGIYFHTKYQEKGWPRGGFECQVNNTHGDWKKTGSLYDAVNVSQSLARDNQWWTQEIIVEGSKVTVKVDGQIVLEYNEPPGAQPGKDFERKLSQGTFALQAHDPKSVVRYRNIRVKRL
- a CDS encoding MFS transporter; the encoded protein is MSTAPTTSKRSPWAWVPTLYLIQGLPFVVVNSVSVIVYKSLGVSNADIAFYTAWLYLPWVVKPLWSPVVDILRTRRWWIWTMQLIMGAGFAGVGLTLPLPIYFQASLVLFYLVAFASATHDIAADGYYMLATTEKEQAFYVGIRSTFFRVANIFGQGLLVILAGYLQGSTGLPSPSVTVKVQPELTTAGDFTARLPVWQAPTNVPLRVVVQAEQLELSPQSQAQTEVAALLEAARQMNATNLFTRVRQQTSSAKSAAAPGWWSRSVAQPLTDFLHRCFGPEAKPKSERVGNVGVLAISLTQPPGREMVVTPTFKSGDKSISLVEGSRLVFDDTNWDRPAYAVVQLDPKLTKATTAVFEVRAGNIVFSWTITFFALTVFMVLFGFWHKFILPRPAKDQPGNTQNILVFIREFFQTFGSFFAKERIGILLAFLLLFRFGEAQLMKMVVPFLLDVREVGGLGLTTGQVGWVYGTMGILGLTAGGLLGGFVASRHGLKAWLWAMVFIMHVPDAVFIYLAYAQPDHLSVITGCVALEQFGYGFGFTAYMLYMIYIARGRHETAHYAICTGFMALGMMIPGMWSGWLQETIGYQHFFVWVILATIPSFLVVLLIPLDKDFGRKE